DNA from Alnus glutinosa chromosome 2, dhAlnGlut1.1, whole genome shotgun sequence:
TATTCAAATGTTTTGTCATcatctaaaaaccaaaaaataaaaaacaaaaagaagttttgtCATCTTCTAGGGTTTCCAAGTGTGAAACAGAGCCTTCTAACTGGAATGACAGACTTTAGAGATCCCCTCCCTTTCCCGTCACCGCCAACAACATGATATACTGGCTCCACTTTTACTTGTCTTGCACTGTTGCACATCATGGACTATTAATGtcactgttggtacagtttccggtatggtgtgaatctgcacgttcctttgatgttcccCACGCTTCTCAatgattctgcaaaacaacaaaaactagggacccttccgggggtcccgctccgatgcctaagttagcttctgtgagagaaataatgctctatgcataaaattgagtctcagtttatacctggggtatgagcctatttataggcatagaggtggagtcaaacctggattaggactcctgctccttgttgatttagaactgctgtccgagttctaattggacttcaatcctttactagacttctaattgagtatcttcttagacttctgatctgatatcttcttagacctctgatatgatcattattcttatctgtttggacctatttgacttttgaatcttctctttggatcgggttgagtgggatttatccccaacagttaccccccaattcccttatccgaagcttgcttgaataatgggaattccatgtctaaggaaacccgatctttgtctccttctgaaaacctgctaacctgcaaaacccgagggttaaatcttaccccccaattaccttcttgtttttccttagggttttctccctgtatcttgaaaaacctgcaaaacccgagggttaaatccgaccccccgagaagtttcttcttgctctcggctaggactgatccgagatgcTCCTTTCTCTCGGccaggactgatccgagactctcggctaggactgatccgagaggctccttctcggctaggactgatccgagaagttgttcttgctctcggctaggactgatccgagaggctccttctcggcaaggactgatccgagaagttgttcttgctctcggctaggactgatccgagaggctccttctcggcaaggactgatccgagaagttgttcttgctctcggctaggactgatccgagaggctccttctcggcaaggactgatccgagaagttgttcttgctctcggctaggactgatccgagaggctccttctcggcaaggactgatccgagaagtttttcttgctctcggctaggactgatccgagaggctccttctcggctaggactgatccgagaagttgttcttgctctcggctaggactgatccgagagactccttctcggctaggactgatccgagaagttttggtctcagctaggactgatccgagacgacccccctttcttcttgatctcggctaggactgatccgagactctcggctaggactgatccgagagtttttgcctgcaaaagaaacaacatcaacgggttcctggtccctagaccgggaacactccgatgcttaagtcagctttattcatttattctgaaaatacttattcccaaaatctggggaattttctgtctagtctgaattaaaaataaaattctagttctttgcaaatataaatactaaaaaataaaagcaagcctgaaattcccgagagtcctttttatgggatcacgggcagatactgctgttgcctcggctctctatgctgtgggcttctgcttcttcggtcctctcttctttctatgtcatctcggggagcattctcttgaggcctttcgtctagctgaggacggtctcggggataataatcccgtggctgttgatctcggggctgatagtcctgatgattccgaggcctgttatttcctggatggttccgtcgctctcccaagaaccgaactagcttgccattctttatgaattcttctattaacaaccttagggttacgcacccctcggtgtaatgacctgcttgtttatggaaatcacaatacttccctgcattcttataaggaggatcacctggtatcttttgtggttcccgaaacgccggatctctcttgatctccatgaggacttctgatatctcggcattgagaggtgtaaagttgtaatctttgaacttctttacctgcctctgctcttcccaatcagctttcttgagttctttccttttcttttctggggctgtctctcggggtagtctagaactggccatagacttcagcgtctcttcctgattgatgaattcttctaccttatccatgaggccctgcaaggtactcggttgcttccggatcaacttcttcatcaaaggctcctcgggtgaaattccctgataaatggcagcaaaaatcatatcctcggtcggatcttcgaccgtagccttctctcggttgaaccgagccataaactccttaagactctcattgccttgctggtgcaatgatagcaaatatcccgaaggcttcttccttgtccggaaagccaagaactccgttaggaatatcttggacaattccttgaactgatcaacggaattcgggggcagcttcc
Protein-coding regions in this window:
- the LOC133861663 gene encoding uncharacterized protein LOC133861663, which encodes MVMNTRSGSQTNRQPVAPQEPAIQNNLQPPPNPPPGGGDQDRIAALEAQIEDLNAELLRMRTRQPNPEMNRDEREEEDHNSNINPRREDDRQGDLSRIIAELERRCTDMEMERKDKGRSVMVDKLLMGTDSPFTRRVADYQLPDKFKVPQIPSYAGDRDPLDHLENFKAHLDLHGTPDEVACRAFPLTLSGNARDWFRKLPPNSVDQFKELSKIFLTEFLAFRTRKKPSGYLLSLHQQGNESLKEFMARFNREKATVEDPTEDMIFAAIYQGISPEEPLMKKLIRKQPSTLQGLMDKVEEFINQEETLKSMASSRLPRETAPEKKRKELKKADWEEQRQVKKFKDYNFTPLNAEISEVLMEIKRDPAFREPQKIPEEFIKNGKLVRFLGERRNHPGNNRPRNHQDYQPRDQQPRDYYPRDRPQLDERPQENAPRDDIERREDRRSRSPQHREPRQQQYLPVIP